From the Lonchura striata isolate bLonStr1 unplaced genomic scaffold, bLonStr1.mat Scaffold_99, whole genome shotgun sequence genome, one window contains:
- the LOC144248861 gene encoding olfactory receptor 14J1-like, with protein sequence MCYDRYVSICKPLHYGTLLGSRACAHMAAAAWASAFLNALLHTANTFSLPMCHGNALGQFFCEIPQILKLSCSKSYLRELGLIGVSACLVFGCFVFIVFSYVQIFRAVLRIPSEQGRHKAFSTCLPHLAVVSLFVSTIMFAHLKPPYISSPSLDLSVSVLYSVVPPALNPLIYSLRNQELKAAVWTLMTGCFQEH encoded by the coding sequence atgtgctatgaccgctacgtgtccatctgcaaacccctgcactacgggaccctcctgggcagcagagcttgtgcccacatggcagcagctgcctgggccagtgcctttctcaatgctctgctgcacacagccaatacattttccctgcccatgtgccatggcaatgccctgggccagttcttctgtgaaatcccccagatcctcaagctctcctgctccaaatcctatctcagggaacttgggctcattGGTGTTAGTGCCTGTTTGgtatttggttgttttgtgttcattgttttctcgtatgtgcagatcttcagggctgtgctgaggatcccctctgagcagggacggcacaaagccttttccacctgcctccctcacctggccgtggtctcccTGTTTGTCAGTACTATAatgtttgctcacctgaagcccccctacatctcctccccatccctggacctgtcagtgtcagttctgtactcggtggtgcctccagccctgaaccccctcatctacagcctgaggaaccaggagctcaaggctgcagtgtggacactgatgactggatgctttcaggaacattaa